The following are from one region of the Ananas comosus cultivar F153 linkage group 20, ASM154086v1, whole genome shotgun sequence genome:
- the LOC109725939 gene encoding protein CHLOROPLAST IMPORT APPARATUS 2-like isoform X3 produces MSSCLSGGGRTYRLDLDIVKSSSALSSAPARSSAASSSSSSSSSSASSSVLSDSSNSPLLAISIKKPRAPRKRPNQTYNEAAALLSTAYPTVFLPSKALSKQPKPLLLSHSSSSKFPDPSADLLPAFPVLSSDAAAFLIRRPADQKPLQPDAAEQQPTLSSPTSAVTAEFRDGGCNSPALSPAVSNEFRDPPDSPAFSNDDFDTESILDEEAAEQGIDAIMGNLSMSASANGNENENENENENENSHSIPSCGINPYIKSLMGFGLGSKFELGLGFTYGRSIHRALRQRDGGYRWSSPTVPVKDICSKFKAPTSSSSAPPPEVKKSKKKSKKVEKKLLVDTDSPAAAAAAAAHPAATADAEQAEVGSKRVALGLKLNHDEVLKAWSDRGSMFSSDGPDSPNSSAEALAKLADIDLVPENGAASVLREASVMRYKEKRRSRLFAKKIRYQVRKVNADCRPRMKVC; encoded by the exons ATGTCTTCTTGTctcagcggcggcggccggacgtaCCGGCTCGACCTCGACATCGTGAAATCCTCCTCGGCCTTGTCGTCGGCGCCGGCGCGGTCTTCTgctgcctcttcctcttcttcttcttcttcttcctccgctTCTTCTTCTGTTCTCTCCGACTCCTCCAACTCGCCGCTGCTCGCCATCTCCATCAAGAAGCCGCGGGCGCCGCGCAAGCGGCCCAACCAGACCTACAACGAGGCGGCCGCCCTGCTGTCCACCGCCTACCCGACCGTCTTCCTCCCCTCCAAAGCCCTCTCCAAGCAGCCCAAGCCCCTCCTCCTTTctcactcctcctcctccaaattCCCCGACCCCTCCGCCGACCTCCTCCCCGCATTCCCCGTCCTCAGCAGCGACGCCGCCGCCTTCCTCATCCGCCGCCCCGCCGACCAGAAGCCCCTCCAGCCCGACGCCGCCGAGCAGCAGCCTACTCTGTCGTCCCCGACCAGCGCGGTCACCGCCGAGTTTAGGGACGGCGGCTGCAATTCGCCTGCTCTGAGTCCCGCCGTGAGCAATGAATTCCGGGACCCGCCCGATTCTCCGGCCTTCTCCAACGACGACTTCGACACGGAGTCCATTCTCgacgaggaggcggcggagcaaGGCATCGACGCCATAATGGGCAACCTTAGTATGAGCGCAAGCGCCAATGGTAATGAGAATGAGAATGAGAACGAGAACGAGAATGAGAATTCTCACTCCATCCCCAGCTGCGGCATCAATCCCTACATAAAGAGCCTCATGGGATTCGGATTGGGCAGTAAGTTTGAGCTCGGTCTCGGGTTCACCTACGGGCGGAGCATTCACCGCGCGCTGAGGCAGAGAGACGGCGGCTATCGGTGGAGCTCTCCGACGGTGCCTGTGAAGGACATATGCTCCAAATTTAAGGCCCCGACGTCCTCTtcgtcggcgccgccgccggaggtCAAGAAGAGTAAGAAGAAATCAAAGAAGGTAGAGAAAAAGCTGCTGGTGGATACAGACAgccctgcagcagcagcagcagcagcagcacacCCCGCCGCCACCGCAGATGCGGAACAAGCAGAGGTAGGGAGCAAAAGAGTTGCTTTGGGCCTCAAACTGAATCATGATGAGGTCCTCAAGGCGTGGTCCGACCGCGGGTCGATGTTCTCTTCCGACGGCCCCGACTCCCCGAATTCCTCGGCCGAAGCTCTC GCTAAGTTAGCCGATATTGATCTGGTCCCGGAGAATGGGGCGGCGAGCGTGCTGAGGGAGGCGAGCGTGATGAGGTacaaggagaagaggaggagcagGCTCTTCGCGAAGAAGATCCGGTACCAGGTCCGCAAGGTGAACGCCGACTGCCGCCCTCGGATGAAG
- the LOC109725939 gene encoding protein CHLOROPLAST IMPORT APPARATUS 2-like isoform X2: protein MSSCLSGGGRTYRLDLDIVKSSSALSSAPARSSAASSSSSSSSSSASSSVLSDSSNSPLLAISIKKPRAPRKRPNQTYNEAAALLSTAYPTVFLPSKALSKQPKPLLLSHSSSSKFPDPSADLLPAFPVLSSDAAAFLIRRPADQKPLQPDAAEQQPTLSSPTSAVTAEFRDGGCNSPALSPAVSNEFRDPPDSPAFSNDDFDTESILDEEAAEQGIDAIMGNLSMSASANGNENENENENENENSHSIPSCGINPYIKSLMGFGLGSKFELGLGFTYGRSIHRALRQRDGGYRWSSPTVPVKDICSKFKAPTSSSSAPPPEVKKSKKKSKKVEKKLLVDTDSPAAAAAAAAHPAATADAEQAEVGSKRVALGLKLNHDEVLKAWSDRGSMFSSDGPDSPNSSAEALAKLADIDLVPENGAASVLREASVMRYKEKRRSRLFAKKIRYQVRKVNADCRPRMKGRFVRRPSLLQQAMEEES, encoded by the exons ATGTCTTCTTGTctcagcggcggcggccggacgtaCCGGCTCGACCTCGACATCGTGAAATCCTCCTCGGCCTTGTCGTCGGCGCCGGCGCGGTCTTCTgctgcctcttcctcttcttcttcttcttcttcctccgctTCTTCTTCTGTTCTCTCCGACTCCTCCAACTCGCCGCTGCTCGCCATCTCCATCAAGAAGCCGCGGGCGCCGCGCAAGCGGCCCAACCAGACCTACAACGAGGCGGCCGCCCTGCTGTCCACCGCCTACCCGACCGTCTTCCTCCCCTCCAAAGCCCTCTCCAAGCAGCCCAAGCCCCTCCTCCTTTctcactcctcctcctccaaattCCCCGACCCCTCCGCCGACCTCCTCCCCGCATTCCCCGTCCTCAGCAGCGACGCCGCCGCCTTCCTCATCCGCCGCCCCGCCGACCAGAAGCCCCTCCAGCCCGACGCCGCCGAGCAGCAGCCTACTCTGTCGTCCCCGACCAGCGCGGTCACCGCCGAGTTTAGGGACGGCGGCTGCAATTCGCCTGCTCTGAGTCCCGCCGTGAGCAATGAATTCCGGGACCCGCCCGATTCTCCGGCCTTCTCCAACGACGACTTCGACACGGAGTCCATTCTCgacgaggaggcggcggagcaaGGCATCGACGCCATAATGGGCAACCTTAGTATGAGCGCAAGCGCCAATGGTAATGAGAATGAGAATGAGAACGAGAACGAGAATGAGAATTCTCACTCCATCCCCAGCTGCGGCATCAATCCCTACATAAAGAGCCTCATGGGATTCGGATTGGGCAGTAAGTTTGAGCTCGGTCTCGGGTTCACCTACGGGCGGAGCATTCACCGCGCGCTGAGGCAGAGAGACGGCGGCTATCGGTGGAGCTCTCCGACGGTGCCTGTGAAGGACATATGCTCCAAATTTAAGGCCCCGACGTCCTCTtcgtcggcgccgccgccggaggtCAAGAAGAGTAAGAAGAAATCAAAGAAGGTAGAGAAAAAGCTGCTGGTGGATACAGACAgccctgcagcagcagcagcagcagcagcacacCCCGCCGCCACCGCAGATGCGGAACAAGCAGAGGTAGGGAGCAAAAGAGTTGCTTTGGGCCTCAAACTGAATCATGATGAGGTCCTCAAGGCGTGGTCCGACCGCGGGTCGATGTTCTCTTCCGACGGCCCCGACTCCCCGAATTCCTCGGCCGAAGCTCTC GCTAAGTTAGCCGATATTGATCTGGTCCCGGAGAATGGGGCGGCGAGCGTGCTGAGGGAGGCGAGCGTGATGAGGTacaaggagaagaggaggagcagGCTCTTCGCGAAGAAGATCCGGTACCAGGTCCGCAAGGTGAACGCCGACTGCCGCCCTCGGATGAAG
- the LOC109725939 gene encoding protein CHLOROPLAST IMPORT APPARATUS 2-like isoform X1 codes for MSSCLSGGGRTYRLDLDIVKSSSALSSAPARSSAASSSSSSSSSSASSSVLSDSSNSPLLAISIKKPRAPRKRPNQTYNEAAALLSTAYPTVFLPSKALSKQPKPLLLSHSSSSKFPDPSADLLPAFPVLSSDAAAFLIRRPADQKPLQPDAAEQQPTLSSPTSAVTAEFRDGGCNSPALSPAVSNEFRDPPDSPAFSNDDFDTESILDEEAAEQGIDAIMGNLSMSASANGNENENENENENENSHSIPSCGINPYIKSLMGFGLGSKFELGLGFTYGRSIHRALRQRDGGYRWSSPTVPVKDICSKFKAPTSSSSAPPPEVKKSKKKSKKVEKKLLVDTDSPAAAAAAAAHPAATADAEQAEVGSKRVALGLKLNHDEVLKAWSDRGSMFSSDGPDSPNSSAEALAKLADIDLVPENGAASVLREASVMRYKEKRRSRLFAKKIRYQVRKVNADCRPRMKASGRFVRRPSLLQQAMEEES; via the exons ATGTCTTCTTGTctcagcggcggcggccggacgtaCCGGCTCGACCTCGACATCGTGAAATCCTCCTCGGCCTTGTCGTCGGCGCCGGCGCGGTCTTCTgctgcctcttcctcttcttcttcttcttcttcctccgctTCTTCTTCTGTTCTCTCCGACTCCTCCAACTCGCCGCTGCTCGCCATCTCCATCAAGAAGCCGCGGGCGCCGCGCAAGCGGCCCAACCAGACCTACAACGAGGCGGCCGCCCTGCTGTCCACCGCCTACCCGACCGTCTTCCTCCCCTCCAAAGCCCTCTCCAAGCAGCCCAAGCCCCTCCTCCTTTctcactcctcctcctccaaattCCCCGACCCCTCCGCCGACCTCCTCCCCGCATTCCCCGTCCTCAGCAGCGACGCCGCCGCCTTCCTCATCCGCCGCCCCGCCGACCAGAAGCCCCTCCAGCCCGACGCCGCCGAGCAGCAGCCTACTCTGTCGTCCCCGACCAGCGCGGTCACCGCCGAGTTTAGGGACGGCGGCTGCAATTCGCCTGCTCTGAGTCCCGCCGTGAGCAATGAATTCCGGGACCCGCCCGATTCTCCGGCCTTCTCCAACGACGACTTCGACACGGAGTCCATTCTCgacgaggaggcggcggagcaaGGCATCGACGCCATAATGGGCAACCTTAGTATGAGCGCAAGCGCCAATGGTAATGAGAATGAGAATGAGAACGAGAACGAGAATGAGAATTCTCACTCCATCCCCAGCTGCGGCATCAATCCCTACATAAAGAGCCTCATGGGATTCGGATTGGGCAGTAAGTTTGAGCTCGGTCTCGGGTTCACCTACGGGCGGAGCATTCACCGCGCGCTGAGGCAGAGAGACGGCGGCTATCGGTGGAGCTCTCCGACGGTGCCTGTGAAGGACATATGCTCCAAATTTAAGGCCCCGACGTCCTCTtcgtcggcgccgccgccggaggtCAAGAAGAGTAAGAAGAAATCAAAGAAGGTAGAGAAAAAGCTGCTGGTGGATACAGACAgccctgcagcagcagcagcagcagcagcacacCCCGCCGCCACCGCAGATGCGGAACAAGCAGAGGTAGGGAGCAAAAGAGTTGCTTTGGGCCTCAAACTGAATCATGATGAGGTCCTCAAGGCGTGGTCCGACCGCGGGTCGATGTTCTCTTCCGACGGCCCCGACTCCCCGAATTCCTCGGCCGAAGCTCTC GCTAAGTTAGCCGATATTGATCTGGTCCCGGAGAATGGGGCGGCGAGCGTGCTGAGGGAGGCGAGCGTGATGAGGTacaaggagaagaggaggagcagGCTCTTCGCGAAGAAGATCCGGTACCAGGTCCGCAAGGTGAACGCCGACTGCCGCCCTCGGATGAAGGCAAGT